The sequence TGGCGTCGGCCTTCTTCTGGTCGAACCGCGCGGGATTGGAGTTGACCTTCGTGATGTCGAAGGCTGCGACCATCTCGTCGAGCGAGAACACGTCGTGATCGTCGGAAATGCCCCAGCCGAGGAGGGCGAGGTAGTTCAGCAGACCCTCGGGCACGAAGCCGCGGTCGCGGTGAATGAACAGATTCGACTCGGGATCCCGCTTGGACAGCTTCTTGTTGCCCTGACCCATGACGAACGGGAGGTGGCCGAATTGCGGCGTGAAATCCGCCACACCGATGCGCTGCATAGCCTCGTAGAGGGCCAGCTGCCGGGGCGTCGACGAGAGGAGATCCTCGCCGCGCAACACGTGGGTGATCTTCATCAGGGCGTCGTCGACCGGATTGACCAGGGTATACAGAGGAATGCCGTTTCCACGGGTGAGCGCGAAGTCGGGCACCGTACCGGCCTTGAACGTGGTGTCACCACGGACGAGGTCGACCCAGCCGAGGTCGTGATCGGGCATACGCAACCGGACGACGGGCTTGCGCCCCTCGTCCAGATAGGCCTGGCGCTGCTCCGGGGTGAGATCTCGGTCGAAGTTGTCATATCCCAGCTTGGGATCGCGGCCGGCGGCTTTGTGCCGCTCCTCGACCTCTTCCGGCGTGGAGAACGACTCGTAGGCTTCACCCGCCGCCAGAAGCTTCCCGACCACGTCCAGGTGGAGTTCGCGTCGCTGGGACTGCCGGTAGGGCTCGTAGGGCCCACCGATCTCCGGGCCCTCGTCCCAATCCAAGCCGAGCCAGCGCAGCGCATCCAGGATCGCCTGGTACGACTCCTCACTGTCACGAGCAGCATCGGTGTCCTCGATACGGAACACGAACGACCCGCCGTTGTGGCGGGCGAAGGCCCAGTTGAACAGGGCGGTACGGACGAGCCCCACGTGCGGGGTTCCGGTGGGCGACGGGCAGAAACGGACGCGAACTTCGCTTGTGGTCATGGCTCACTTGGGTCGACGCTGGGAAAACGGACCTCTACAGGCTAGTCCGCCCCCCAGGTCGACACGAGAGCCGTCAGCGCTTTGCGGTCACGGGGTTGGTGAGTGTCCCGATACCACCGATGGTCACACTGACACTCTGACCCTCGACGATCGGCCCGACGCCTTCCGGCGTGCCCGTGAGGATGACGTCGCCCGGCAGGAGAGTCATGACCGCGGACACCCATTCGATGATCTTCGGAATGTCATGGAGCAGAAGCGAAGTGTTGCTGCTCTGCTTCACCTCTCCGTCCACCTCGGTCGTGATGTCGACATCCGACGCATCGAGCTGCGTTTCGATCCAGGGCCCGAGGGGGCAGAAGGTGTCGTGGCTCTTCGCTCGAGTCCACTGAACGTCCTGGCGCTGATGATCACGCGCCGACACGTCGTTGGCGGCCGTGTAGCCGAGAACGACATCGAGGGCCTTGGCCGCCGGGACGTCCTTGCACGGCCGGCCGATCACCACGGCCAACTCCCCCTCGTAATGAACCTCGTTCGAGGATTTCGGCAGCACGATCGCCGCGTCCGGGCCCACGATCGACGTATTGGGCTTGAGGAAGATCACCGGATCCGCAGGCGCTTCCCCACCCATTTCCGCGGCGTGGGCGGCGTAGTTCTTGCCGACACAGATCACTTTGCTGGCGAGTATCGGGGCGAGCAGGCGAACGTCGTCCAGTGGCCAGCTACGACCGGTGAAAGTAGGAGTGCCGAAAGGGTGCTCGGCGATTTCCCGGGCCGTCAGGGAGCCGTCCTCCCCCTCGATACTCACGAACGCAACACCATCGGGACTTGCCACTCGACCAAGACGCATGCCCGAGAGTCTATCGCCCGGCATCGGGCGGCCTCCGGCATTCCCACCCGGGAGGGTATAGACTCCGACCGTTCGCCAATATATGGGACCTTAATCCTAGATACTGAGATTGACATGACTGCAACGAACGTCGAGACCACCGCCGTCGGATCGGCGCGCAAGTGGTGGATGCTGGCACTCGGGATGTTTGCGCAGGCGGCACAGGCGGTCTTCGTCAACGGCGTGGCCTTCCTCATCCCGGAACTGCAGGCGAGCCACGGCCTGAGTTTGGCCCGCACCGGACTTCTCGTCGCCGCGCCCACCGTCGGCGTGATGCTGACGTTGATTGCGTGGGGCGCGCTGGCCGACCGGTACGGCGAACGCACCGTGCTCGCCATCGGAATGGCGGTGACCGCGGCCGCCGGACTCGGAGCCGCCTCGTCCGGATCACTCTCCGCCACGGGAGTGTTCCTCGTCCTCGGCGGTATGGCCGCAGCCTCCGCGAACGCGGCGAGCGGACGAGTCGTGGTCGGCTGGTTCCCACCCGAACGGCGGGGTCTGGCCATGGGAATCAGGCAGATGTCCCTCCCCCTCGGGATCGCGTGTGCTGCGCTCACCATGCCCTCCCTCGCACACGAACACGGCATCGGCTGGGCCCTGGCCTTGCCGACCGCCCTGTGCGCGGCCGCAGCACTCGCCTGCGCAATCGGAGTCGTCGACCCACCACGACCGAGTCGCACGTCGGCCGCGGGTCTCGAGATGCTGGCGAATCCGTACCGGAACAGCAGTACTCTGTGGCGAATCCACGCCGTATCGGTGCTACTCGTCGTCCCGCAATACACGGTATGGACCTACGCCCTCGTCTGGCTCATCTCCGAAAGGCATTGGGAGGCAACCGCTGCAGGCCTACTGGTGACCGTCGCTCAGGTTCTCGGCGCACTCGGACGGATGGCAGTCGGCGTCTGGTCGGACGCCGTCGGTAGCCGATTGAGGCCACTTCGCTGGGTGGCCGCCGCCGGTGGACTGTCGATGGCGGCGCTGGCCCTGTCGGATTCGGCCCCGTCCCTACTGGCGATACCGGCGCTCGTCGCCGCTTCCGTTGCCACCGTGGCTCCCAACGGCCTCGCATTCACGGCCGTCGCCGAGATCGCCGGTCCGTTCTGGGGCGGACGCGCACTCGGAGTCCAGAACACGGGACAATTCGTCGCTGCGTCACTGGTCCCGCCCACCTTCGGGGCGCTGATCGGAATACTCGGCTTCCCACTGACCTTCGCTATCGCGGCAGCCTTTCCGGTGATTTCCATACCGATGATCCCCCTGGCCGGGTCCGCAGACCCGGCCAGGGGGACCGGAGAAGACTAGAGACCACCGCGTTTCTAGAGCGCTGCGGCAATCCGGTCGCCCACCTCTGCGGTCACGACCGCAGCGTCACCCCGCGAAGCCAGATCCGCTTCGACAGCGGTCTCGATACGGACGGCATCCTCGTCACGCCCGAGATGGCGCAGCAGCAGGGCCGCAGACAAGATGGCCGCGGTGGGGTCGGCGATGCCACGGCCGGCGATGTCCGGGGCACTACCGTGAACCGGTTCGAACATCGAGGGATTGGTGCCGGACGCATCGATGTTGCCCGACGCCGCCAGACCGATACCACCGGTCACCGCACCCGCGAGATCGGTGATGATGTCACCGAACAGGTTGTCGGTGACGATGACATCGAAGCGCGACGGATCGGTCACCATGTAAATGGTTGCCGCGTCGATGTGGCAGTACGCCGTCTCGACGTCCGGGTACTCGGCCGAGACGGTCTCGACCGCACGGGTCCAGATTGCACCGGCGTTGGAGAGCACGTTCGTCTTGTGGATCAGGGTGACGTGTTTGCGTCGAGTCTGCGCGAGCGCGAAGGCGTAGCGCACCACCCGCTCCGCGCCGAACCACGTATTGACCGACACCTCGGTGGCAATCTCGTGGGGAGTACCGACTCGGATTGCGCCACCGTTACCCGTGTACGGACCCTCGGTCCCCTCGCGCACCACCACGAAGTCGATGTCCGGTTGTGCCGCGAGCGGCGACTTCGTTCCCGGATAGAGCTGGGAGGGACGGAGATTCACGTGGTGGTCGAGCGCGAACCGCATGGTGAGCAGGAGTCCTCGCTCGAGGATGCCCGGTGTCACGGACGGGTCGCCGATGGCACCCAGCAGGATCGCGTCGTGGGTGCGGATCGCCGCCAGATCAGCGTCCGGCAGAAGTTCACCGGTGGCGTTGTATCGACGGGCGCCGAGGTCGTACTCGGTGGTTTCCAGGTCGGGTACGAGCTTCCGCAGCACCTTCAGCGCCTCGGCAGTGACCTCGACACCGATTCCGTCACCGGGAATGACCGCAAGCTTCATGAACGCCTCACTTCATCAGAGAACTGTGCGCGTGTTCCGGCACGAGGTACCGGAACACGCGCACGAAAGGATTTCAGGCCAGGTCGACGAGTTCGATCTTGGTGGCGCCCACTGCGGTGGAGATCGCGTCACGCACGTCGGCAGGAACCTCGCGGTCGACCCTCAGGAGAATGGTGGCACCCTCACCCTCGGCGTCCTGGCTGAGCTGTGCGGCCTGGATATCGATGCCGGCGTTGCCCAGCTGGGTGCCGATCTTACCGAGCGCACCCGGCTGGTCGGTGTAGTTGATCACCAGGTTCAGGCCTTCGGCGCGCAGTTCGAAGTTGCGTCCGTTGATGTTGACGATCTTCTCGACCTGCTGAGGACCGGTCAGGGTACCCGACACGCTAATGACGCTGCCGTCACCGAAGACGCCGCGAAGGTCGACGACACTCCGGTGGTTGGGGCTCTCGGCGGCCTTGGTGACCTCGGCCGTCACGCCACGCTCTTCCGCGAGGGCAGGCGCGTTGACGAACGTCACGGCGTCCTCGATCACCGCCGAGAACACGCCACGCAGAGCCGACAGTGCCAGCACCTCGACGTCCTCGGAGGCGAGCTCGCCGCGCACATCGACGGACAGATTGACGGGGACCTCGCCCGACAGCGCCCCGAGGAGCACACCCTGCTTGCGAACGATTTCGAGCCACGGGGCGACTTCCTCACCCACGGCGCCACCGGACACGTTGACGGCGTCGGGAACGAAATCGCCTGCAAGAGCCAGCAATACGGACTTCGCGACATCGGTGCCGGCGCGGTCCTGAGCCTCACTCGTGGAGGCGCCGAGGTGCGGCGTCACGACGACCTCGGGAAGGTCGAACAACGGGCTGTCCGTGCAGGGCTCGGTCTCGAACACGTCGAGGCCCGCAGCACGCACGTGACCCGACTTGATGGCCTCGGCCAGCGCCGCCTCGTCGATCAGGCCACCGCGGGCGGCGTTGACGATGACGACACCCTTCTTGGTCTTGGCCAGGTTTTCCGTACCGATCAGGCCCTTGGTCTCCGGAGTCTTGGGAAGGTGGACCGAGATCAGATCGGCGCGCTGCAGCAACTCGTCGAGCGAAACCAGCTCGATGCCCAACTGGGCGGCACGGGCCGCGGACACGTAGGGGTCGTAGGCGACGACGTGCGTCTCGAACGCCGCAAGACGCTGAGCGAAGAGCTGACCGATCCGGCCGAGCCCGACGACGCCGACGGTCTTGCCGAAGATTTCGACACCGTTGAACTTGCTGCGCTTCCACTCACGGTCACGCAGGGTGGAATCGGCTGCGGGGATCTGGCGGGCCGCGGCGAGCATCAGCGCGACAGCGTGCTCGGCTGCAGTGTGAATATTGGACGTCGGCGCGTTGACCACCATGACACCGCGCTCGGTGGCGGCCGGGACGTCGACGTTGTCGAGCCCGACACCGGCGCGGGCGACGATCTTCAGCTTGGTACCGGCGGCGAGCACCTCGGCGTCGACGGTGGTGGCGGAGCGGACGAGGATCGCATCGGCCTCGGGCACCGCCGCGAGCAGGGCCGGGCGATCAGGTCCATCGACCCAACGCACCTCCACACCGTCGCCCAATGCCTCGACGGTGGACGGCGCGAGCTTGTCGGCGATCAGAACAACAGGACGGCCTGGCTGGCTCACGTGCAAACTCCCTGATTAGGTGGGTGTGGAGGTGTTTTAACCACACACAGCTTAGTCCGCCCTCACCGGGAATCCGCATCCCGGTAGGCAATACCACATAGTGGACGCCCGCGACACCGGAAACGGTCCGATACGACGCCGGCCCAACGCCACACCCGGGTGCTCTGTCGAGACCGAGGTGACATTGGGCCGGCGTCGTGCGCGCAACGGTAAAGCGATGAAACCTAAGCGGTTTCGGTGATCGGCCGGTCGACCCAGCTCATCAGGTCGCGCAGCTTCTTGCCGGTGACCTCGATCGGGTGCTCGGCGTTGGCCTTGCGCAGGCCCTCGAGCTCGGTGTTGCCGTTCTCGACATTCGCGACGAGGCGGCGGGTGAACTCACCGGACTGGATGTCGGCGAGGATCGCCTTCATGCGCTCCTTGGTGCCGGCGTCGATGACGCGCGGGCCGGAGAGGTAGCCGCCGAACTCCGCGGTGTCGGACACCGAGTAGTTCATGCGGGCGATGCCGCCCTCGTACATGAGGTCGACGATGAGCTTGAGCTCGTGCAGCACCTCGAAGTACGCCATCTCGGGCGCGTAGCCGGCCTCGACCATGACCTCGAAACCGGTCTTGACCAGTTCCTCGGTGCCGCCGCAGAGCACTGCCTGCTCGCCGAAGAGGTCAGTCTCGGTCTCTTCCTTGAACGTGGTCTTGATGACGCCGGCCCGGGTGCCGCCGATGGCCTTGGCGTAGGACAGCGCGAGCGCCTGGCCCTCACCCTTGGGGTCCTGGTCGATCGCGATGAGCGCGGGAACACCCTTGCCGTCGACGAACTGACGGCGAACCAGGTGGCCGGGTCCCTTCGGGGCGACCATGCCGACCGTGACGAACTCCGGGGCCTTGATCAGGTCGAAGTGAATGTTGAGGCCGTGTCCGAAGAACAGCGCGTCGCCGTCCTTCAGGTTGGGCTCGATGTCGTTCGTGAAGATCGACGCCTGAGCGGTGTCGGGTGCGAGCACCATGATCACGTCGGCCCACTCGGACACCTCGGCCGGCGTGCCGACCGTCAGGCCCTGCTCCTCGGCCTTGGCGCGCGACTTCGAGCCTTCCTTCAGACCGATGCGGACATCGACGCCCGAATCGCGCAGGCTCAGCGAGTGCGCGTGGCCCTGGCTTCCGTATCCGATCACAGCGACCTTACGGCCCTGGATGATCGACAGATCGGCATCGTCGTCGTAGAACATCTCGACTGCCACAGTTCAACCTCTTTCTTGGAATTTGCGTATCTAAAGTACTAGCGAGTGGCCGTGATGGACTTCGGCCCCCGTCCCACGGCCACGACCCCGGACTGCACGATCTCCCGGATGCCGTACGGATCGAGCATCCGCAACAATGCATCCAGCTTGGATCGCGTTCCTGTCGCCTCGATCGTGACCGACTCCGGGGAGACGTCGATCACCTTGGCGCGGAACAGATTCACTGTCTCGATCACCTGAGTGCGCACGCTGGCGTCGGCACGCACCTTGATGAGCAGCAACTCGCGGGCGACGGAGGCGTCACCGTCCTGCTCGACGATCTTGATGACGTTGATCAGCTTGTTGAGCTGCTTCGTCACCTGCTCGAGCGGGAACTCGTCGACGGTCACGACGATGGTCATACGCGAGATCTCGGGGATCTCGGTGCCGCCGACGGCGAGCGACTCGATGTTGAATCCACGACGGGAGAACAGCGCGGCCACCCTGGCCAGCACGCCCGGCTTGTCCTCGACGAGAACACTGAGGGTGTGGCTGGTGCTCACTGATCTTCCTTCCCGGCCGCTGTGGCCGCGCCCGAACGCTGTTCGCGTTCCATGGCCTCGTGAATGACTGCGGGCTCCGCCGCGGCCTCGTCGTCGTCGAACAGCGGCCGGATGCCCCGAGCCGCCATGATCTCGTCGTTGCTGGTGCCCGCTGCGACCATGGGCCACACCTGGGCGTCGGCGCCGACGATGAAGTCGATCACCACCGGCCGGTCGTTGATGGACTGCGCCTCACGGATCGCCGCCTCGACGTCCTCCTCGCGCTCGACCCGGATTCCGTGACACCCCAACGCTTCTGCGAGCTTGACGAAGTCGGGGATGCGGATCGCACCGTGCGTACCGAGGTTGGTGTTGGAGTAGCGCTCGTCATAGAAGAGCGTCTGCCACTGGCGAACCATGCCGAGGTTGCCGTTGTTGATGAGCGCAACCTTGATCGGGATGCCCTCGAGCGCGCACGTCGCAAGTTCCTGATTGGTCATCTGGAAGCAGCCGTCGCCGTCGATGGCCCACACCTCGGTGTCCGGCTTGCCCATCTTCGCGCCCATGGCGGCAGGCACGGCGTAGCCCATCGTGCCGAGCCCGCCGGAGTTCAGCCACGTACGGGGCTTCTCGTAGTTGACGAACTGCGCAGCCCACATCTGGTGCTGTCCGACTCCGGCGCAGTAGATCGCGTCGGGACCGGCGAGCTTGCCGACCGCCTGGATGACGAACTCGGGAGACAACGCGCCGTCCGAGGGGCGGTCGTAGCTGAGCGGGTACGTCCGTCGGATCCCGTCGAGATACGCCCACCACTCGGTGAGGTCGAGAGTCGTCCCGGTCGCCCGGTCCGCCTTGATGGCCTCGATCAGCTCGACGATGACCTCTTTGCAGTCGCCCACGATCGGAACGTCCGCGTACCGGTTCTTCCCGATCTCGGCCGGGTCGATGTCGGCGTGGATGACCTTGGCGTCGGGCGCGAACGAGTCGAGCTGACCGGTGACGCGGTCGTCGAACCGCGCGCCCAGGGTGATCAGCAGATCACTGCGCTGCAAGGCGGCCACGGCCGCGACTGTGCCGTGCATGCCGGGCATGCCGCAGTTCAGGGTGTGACTGTCCGGGAACGCACCGCGCGCCATGAGGGTGGTGACCACCGGGATACCGGTCAGCTCGGCGAGCTCGAGCAGTTCGGGTGAGGACTCCGACTTGATCACACCGCCACCGACATACAGCACCGGCTGCTTGGAGTCGGCGATCAGGCGCGCTGCCTCACGGACCTGCTTGCCGTGCGGCTTGGTGACGGGACGGTAGCCGGGCAACCGCATCTCCGGCGGCCACGAGAACGTCGTCTGCGCCTGCAGGACGTCCTTCGGGATGTCGACGAGTACCGCACCGGGGCGCCCACTCGACGCGAGATAGAAGGCTTCCGCGATGATCCGCGGGATGTCGACGCCGTCGGTGATGAGGAAGTTGTGCTTGGTGATCGGCATCGTGATGCCGGAGATGTCGGCTTCCTGAAAGGCGTCGGTTCCGATCAGGCTGCGGCCCACCTGGCCGGTGATCGCCACGACCGGAACAGAGTCCATCTGAGCGTCCGCCAGTGGCGTGACCAGGTTGGTGGCACCCGGGCCGGACGTCGCCATACAGACACCTACCTTGCCGGTCGCCTGGGCGTACCCGGTGGCGGCATGGCCTGCACCCTGCTCATGACGAACGAGGACGTGCCGGACCTTCTTCGAGTCGAAGAGAGGGTCGTAGACAGGCAGAACCGCACCACCCGGAATACCGAATACAGTGTCGACCTCGAGCTCCTCGAGGGCTCGGACCACGGACTGGGCGCCGCTGACCCGCTCTGGGGCGAGTTGGCGGCGGCTACCGGTCTGCGTCGCGGCGGCCGCGGTCGTAGGGCTGGCAGCCCCCGACTTGCGCGGCGTGGGTTGAGGCCGTGCGGTTGGTGCGCTCACTGGGAAATCCTCTGATTCTGGCTCCGGGCAACAAAAAACCCCCGTCAGCGAATGCTGTACGAGGGTGGCGCGTCGTTTCTGGCGAGTTGAAGAAATCGACTCAGGCGACGACGCGCCGGCCGATTACGAGCAACTCATTCTGTTTCACGCGCTCGACGGTAGGCGCGCTAATGGTGAACAGTCAACTTGGTGAGTCGGCCGTCCCAGAATGTGAGATACGTCGGCTGCGGTGCGAAGATGTAGAGGTGTCAACTCCGCAGCAGCCCGTGCCACCAGAGTCATCATCCCACACGACCGACATCCCCAAGCAGGTCATCCGAATTTCGCCACTCGCCTATATCGGATGCGCCTTTCTGCTCTTCGCCGTCTCGTTCCCCATCTTCGGTTGGCCGGCCGCCTTCGGGTGGCTCCTCGTGGCCCCGATCCTCGCCGCGGCGTGGGTCGCCCGGGTTCGGACCACCGTCACACCCGAGGGACTTCACGTGCGAAGACTGGTCGGTGGGCGGGCCCTCTCGTGGTCGGAGATCACCGGATTCCGCTTCCCGAAACGCGGCTGGGCGCGCGCCACGCTGACCGACGGCGGCGAGGTGGCTCTCCCTGTCGTCACGTTCGATCGTCTTCCCCAGCTCGCCGCGGCGAGCGGTGGACGGATCCCGGACCCCTACGCGGCGGCCGCGGCGGACGCGGAGCAGGCGCCCGACCCGGCCTCCGACGGTGAAGACCCGGACAAGAACCAGCCGCGCACTGACGGCGCGTAACGCGCGAGTAGCGTTGATCAGTACTTCCGTACGCTGACTAAGGAATACGCTCATGCCCCCGCTGAGGTCCCGAACAACCACCGCAGGACGAAATGCCGCCGGCGCCCGCGCGCTGTGGCGTGCCACCGGAATGACCGACTCCGACTTCGGTAAGCCGATCGTCGCGATTGCGAACTCCTACACCCAGTTCGTCCCCGGGCACGTCCATCTCAAGAACGTGGGTGACATCGTCGCCGACGCCGTGCGCGCTGCCGGTGGGGTACCTCGCGAGTTCCACACGATCGCCGTCGACGACGGAATCGCCATGGGACACGGCGGCATGCTCTACTCCCTCCCCAGCAGGGAAATCATCGCCGACTCCGTCGAGTACATGGTCAACGCCCACACCGCCGATGCACTCGTGTGCATCTCGAACTGCGACAAGATCACTCCGGGCATGCTCAATGCCGCACTGCGGCTGAACGTTCCCACGGTCTTCGTCTCGGGTGGGCCCATGGAAGCCGGCAAGGCGGTGGTCGTGAACGGTGTGGCCCAGGCTCCGACCGACCTCATCACCGCCATCTCGGCGAGCGCGAGCGACGAGGTCGACGACGAAGGGCTGGCCGAGGTCGAGCGCAGCGCCTGCCCGACCTGTGGGTCCTGTTCGGGCATGTTCACCGCCAACTCGATGAACTGCCTCACGGAGGCACTCGGACTCGCGTTGCCCGGCAACGGTTCCACACTGGCAACCCACGAGGCCCGGCGCGCGCTCTTCACCCGCGCGGGCACCACCGTCGTCGAAGCAGCCCTGCGCTATTACAAGGAGGACGACGAGTCGGTCCTCCCGCGCAAGATCGCGACGCCCGCCGCGTTCCGCAATGCGATGGCCCTCGATGTCGCGATGGGTGGTTCCACCAACACGGTGCTGCACACCCTCGCCGCCGCCCAGGAGGGCGAGGTGTACG comes from Rhodococcus oxybenzonivorans and encodes:
- the ilvC gene encoding ketol-acid reductoisomerase codes for the protein MFYDDDADLSIIQGRKVAVIGYGSQGHAHSLSLRDSGVDVRIGLKEGSKSRAKAEEQGLTVGTPAEVSEWADVIMVLAPDTAQASIFTNDIEPNLKDGDALFFGHGLNIHFDLIKAPEFVTVGMVAPKGPGHLVRRQFVDGKGVPALIAIDQDPKGEGQALALSYAKAIGGTRAGVIKTTFKEETETDLFGEQAVLCGGTEELVKTGFEVMVEAGYAPEMAYFEVLHELKLIVDLMYEGGIARMNYSVSDTAEFGGYLSGPRVIDAGTKERMKAILADIQSGEFTRRLVANVENGNTELEGLRKANAEHPIEVTGKKLRDLMSWVDRPITETA
- a CDS encoding PH domain-containing protein — translated: MPPESSSHTTDIPKQVIRISPLAYIGCAFLLFAVSFPIFGWPAAFGWLLVAPILAAAWVARVRTTVTPEGLHVRRLVGGRALSWSEITGFRFPKRGWARATLTDGGEVALPVVTFDRLPQLAAASGGRIPDPYAAAAADAEQAPDPASDGEDPDKNQPRTDGA
- a CDS encoding MFS transporter — protein: MTATNVETTAVGSARKWWMLALGMFAQAAQAVFVNGVAFLIPELQASHGLSLARTGLLVAAPTVGVMLTLIAWGALADRYGERTVLAIGMAVTAAAGLGAASSGSLSATGVFLVLGGMAAASANAASGRVVVGWFPPERRGLAMGIRQMSLPLGIACAALTMPSLAHEHGIGWALALPTALCAAAALACAIGVVDPPRPSRTSAAGLEMLANPYRNSSTLWRIHAVSVLLVVPQYTVWTYALVWLISERHWEATAAGLLVTVAQVLGALGRMAVGVWSDAVGSRLRPLRWVAAAGGLSMAALALSDSAPSLLAIPALVAASVATVAPNGLAFTAVAEIAGPFWGGRALGVQNTGQFVAASLVPPTFGALIGILGFPLTFAIAAAFPVISIPMIPLAGSADPARGTGED
- the ilvN gene encoding acetolactate synthase small subunit, with protein sequence MSTSHTLSVLVEDKPGVLARVAALFSRRGFNIESLAVGGTEIPEISRMTIVVTVDEFPLEQVTKQLNKLINVIKIVEQDGDASVARELLLIKVRADASVRTQVIETVNLFRAKVIDVSPESVTIEATGTRSKLDALLRMLDPYGIREIVQSGVVAVGRGPKSITATR
- a CDS encoding acetolactate synthase large subunit, whose translation is MSAPTARPQPTPRKSGAASPTTAAAATQTGSRRQLAPERVSGAQSVVRALEELEVDTVFGIPGGAVLPVYDPLFDSKKVRHVLVRHEQGAGHAATGYAQATGKVGVCMATSGPGATNLVTPLADAQMDSVPVVAITGQVGRSLIGTDAFQEADISGITMPITKHNFLITDGVDIPRIIAEAFYLASSGRPGAVLVDIPKDVLQAQTTFSWPPEMRLPGYRPVTKPHGKQVREAARLIADSKQPVLYVGGGVIKSESSPELLELAELTGIPVVTTLMARGAFPDSHTLNCGMPGMHGTVAAVAALQRSDLLITLGARFDDRVTGQLDSFAPDAKVIHADIDPAEIGKNRYADVPIVGDCKEVIVELIEAIKADRATGTTLDLTEWWAYLDGIRRTYPLSYDRPSDGALSPEFVIQAVGKLAGPDAIYCAGVGQHQMWAAQFVNYEKPRTWLNSGGLGTMGYAVPAAMGAKMGKPDTEVWAIDGDGCFQMTNQELATCALEGIPIKVALINNGNLGMVRQWQTLFYDERYSNTNLGTHGAIRIPDFVKLAEALGCHGIRVEREEDVEAAIREAQSINDRPVVIDFIVGADAQVWPMVAAGTSNDEIMAARGIRPLFDDDEAAAEPAVIHEAMEREQRSGAATAAGKEDQ
- the gltX gene encoding glutamate--tRNA ligase, translated to MTTSEVRVRFCPSPTGTPHVGLVRTALFNWAFARHNGGSFVFRIEDTDAARDSEESYQAILDALRWLGLDWDEGPEIGGPYEPYRQSQRRELHLDVVGKLLAAGEAYESFSTPEEVEERHKAAGRDPKLGYDNFDRDLTPEQRQAYLDEGRKPVVRLRMPDHDLGWVDLVRGDTTFKAGTVPDFALTRGNGIPLYTLVNPVDDALMKITHVLRGEDLLSSTPRQLALYEAMQRIGVADFTPQFGHLPFVMGQGNKKLSKRDPESNLFIHRDRGFVPEGLLNYLALLGWGISDDHDVFSLDEMVAAFDITKVNSNPARFDQKKADAINAEHIRLLEPADFAARLRAFLTVHGHLGETVDEAVFATAAELVQTRIVVLSDAWGLLKFLFVDEDDFTIDPAAAAKNLGADAAPVLDAALASLEALAVWNAASLEEALKASLVDGLGLKPRKAFAPVRVGITGSHISPPLYESMELLGRDVSLSRLRSARASIAD
- the serA gene encoding phosphoglycerate dehydrogenase, encoding MSQPGRPVVLIADKLAPSTVEALGDGVEVRWVDGPDRPALLAAVPEADAILVRSATTVDAEVLAAGTKLKIVARAGVGLDNVDVPAATERGVMVVNAPTSNIHTAAEHAVALMLAAARQIPAADSTLRDREWKRSKFNGVEIFGKTVGVVGLGRIGQLFAQRLAAFETHVVAYDPYVSAARAAQLGIELVSLDELLQRADLISVHLPKTPETKGLIGTENLAKTKKGVVIVNAARGGLIDEAALAEAIKSGHVRAAGLDVFETEPCTDSPLFDLPEVVVTPHLGASTSEAQDRAGTDVAKSVLLALAGDFVPDAVNVSGGAVGEEVAPWLEIVRKQGVLLGALSGEVPVNLSVDVRGELASEDVEVLALSALRGVFSAVIEDAVTFVNAPALAEERGVTAEVTKAAESPNHRSVVDLRGVFGDGSVISVSGTLTGPQQVEKIVNINGRNFELRAEGLNLVINYTDQPGALGKIGTQLGNAGIDIQAAQLSQDAEGEGATILLRVDREVPADVRDAISTAVGATKIELVDLA
- a CDS encoding 3-isopropylmalate dehydrogenase, with protein sequence MKLAVIPGDGIGVEVTAEALKVLRKLVPDLETTEYDLGARRYNATGELLPDADLAAIRTHDAILLGAIGDPSVTPGILERGLLLTMRFALDHHVNLRPSQLYPGTKSPLAAQPDIDFVVVREGTEGPYTGNGGAIRVGTPHEIATEVSVNTWFGAERVVRYAFALAQTRRKHVTLIHKTNVLSNAGAIWTRAVETVSAEYPDVETAYCHIDAATIYMVTDPSRFDVIVTDNLFGDIITDLAGAVTGGIGLAASGNIDASGTNPSMFEPVHGSAPDIAGRGIADPTAAILSAALLLRHLGRDEDAVRIETAVEADLASRGDAAVVTAEVGDRIAAAL
- a CDS encoding fumarylacetoacetate hydrolase family protein codes for the protein MRLGRVASPDGVAFVSIEGEDGSLTAREIAEHPFGTPTFTGRSWPLDDVRLLAPILASKVICVGKNYAAHAAEMGGEAPADPVIFLKPNTSIVGPDAAIVLPKSSNEVHYEGELAVVIGRPCKDVPAAKALDVVLGYTAANDVSARDHQRQDVQWTRAKSHDTFCPLGPWIETQLDASDVDITTEVDGEVKQSSNTSLLLHDIPKIIEWVSAVMTLLPGDVILTGTPEGVGPIVEGQSVSVTIGGIGTLTNPVTAKR